From Rhododendron vialii isolate Sample 1 chromosome 10a, ASM3025357v1, the proteins below share one genomic window:
- the LOC131304481 gene encoding receptor-like protein kinase FERONIA translates to MSIPPYSAPQKVYQTSWSLVPDKQANKTESNLTWRLPVDLGFRYLLRLHFCGLEYEIKEIGRVEFSIFVNEQVVEAKVDLIQWSGGNGVAVFKDYVVIMDGDRMEGKRDLLIALRPQNHEWMEPIDATLKGLEVFKLSNTDKNLAGVNPVPLARTSTSPKPKKLVFASVGNAIVTCVEIVLIVFSVIVFQWRCLSENSARRTLSLSTSEGLCRRFSLAELMSVTNNFNDEFVIGSGGFGKVYKALIDDHATTVALKRCNLKSQGAKEFWTEIEMLSKLRHTHLVSLLGYCDERNEMILVYEFMEHGTLADHLYKTKTKGNGTVGYMSWVQRLNICVGAARGLDYLHTGIRHGIIHRDVKTTNILLDKDWIAKISDFGLCKVGSTSHSQTYVSTDVKGTRGYLDPEYYMTHRLTKKSDVYAFGVVMLEMLCGRPAVDMQVDEEQHSLVLWAKQCIKENKLDQLIDPSLRDQISAHCLKVFAEVANNCLDSRPKGRPTMADVVVRLEYALASERAVDEQFGENTQGRNRSKGNVSKVLQRTFEFLAKGADIKWKKRKTISQSKGILKRRDTEDWMRHCQLPEYLKRRVRRFVQNKRLATQRVDEETILSRLPSDLRRDIQRHVRLDLVRRVPFFSEMDDQLLDAIWKRLVSSLSTEGTYIVREGDPVTKMVFIIRGSLESSTTNRDRFGFFDSVILRAGDFCGEELLAWALLPKSTTNLPSSTRTVRALVEVEAFALRAEDLSHLTSFFHQFGCLHSKKLQHTLRYYSPNWRTWAARVVQAAWRRYKWRSWTKGLTAIESSAESGTRQEEKQDGSSVNSSPSQANLAVTVLASKFAANIMRHAQNTVEKSGHAHIAETRRTRLLC, encoded by the exons ATGAGCATACCACCATACAGTGCTCCTCAGAAAGTCTATCAAACATCTTGGTCACTGGTTCCAGACAAGCAAGCGAACAAGACTGAATCAAATTTGACATGGAGATTACCTGTGGATTTGGGATTTAGGTACCTGCTTAGGTTACATTTCTGTGGGCTTGAATATGAGATAAAAGAGATTGGCAGGGTGGAGTTTAGTATCTTTGTTAATGAACAGGTTGTTGAGGCCAAAGTTGACCTTATCCAATGGAGCGGCGGAAATGGGGTGGCTGTGTTTAAGGACTATGTGGTGATTATGGATGGAGATAGGATGGAGGGCAAGCGTGACTTGCTCATAGCGCTGCGCCCTCAGAATCATGAATGGATGGAACCAATTGATGCAACTCTAAAGGGGTTAGAGGTATTCAAGTTGAGCAACACCGACAAAAATCTTGCTGGGGTGAACCCAGTGCCACTAGCACGTACTTCAACATCTCCAAAGCCCAAGAAGCTAGTGTTTGCTTCTGTTGGAAATGCCATTGTAACATGTGTAGAAATTGTACTCATTGTGTTTAGTGTCATTGTTTTCCAATGGCGTTGCTTAAGTGAAAATAGTGCTAGgagaactctctctctgtcAACATCGGAGGGGTTGTGTCGCCGTTTCTCACTTGCTGAGCTCATGTCAGTGACCAATAACTTCAATGATGAATTTGTCATTGGAAGTGGTGGATTTGGTAAGGTCTACAAAGCGCTTATTGATGATCACGCAACAACAGTTGCCTTAAAGCGGTGTAATTTGAAGTCTCAAGGAGCAAAAGAGTTTTGGACAGAAATCGAGATGCTTTCCAAGCTTCGACATACGCATCTCGTAAGTCTTTTAGGCTATTGCGATGAACGCAATGAGATGATCCTTGTTTATGAGTTTATGGAGCATGGTACACTTGCTGATCATctctacaaaacaaaaaccaagggTAATGGTACGGTTGGCTATATGTCATGGGTGCAAAGGCTCAACATTTGTGTAGGTGCTGCTCGGGGATTGGATTACCTTCACACAGGTATTCGGCACGGTATAATACATCGAGATGTGAAGACCACAAACATTCTATTGGACAAAGACTGGATAGCTAAGATTTCAGATTTTGGGTTGTGTAAAGTGGGCTCCACAAGCCATTCCCAGACGTACGTTAGCACAGATGTAAAAGGCACAAGGGGGTATCTAGATCCCGAGTATTACATGACCCACAGGCTAACTAAGAAATCAGATGTGTATGCCTTCGGTGTCGTGATGTTGGAAATGCTTTGTGGGAGACCAGCAGTTGATATGCAGGTCGATGAGGAGCAACATAGTCTGGTCCTATGGGCTAAACAGTGCATCAAAGAGAACAAACTCGATCAACTTATTGACCCCAGTTTGAGGGACCAAATCTCGGCACATTGCCTGAAGGTGTTTGCTGAAGTTGCTAATAATTGCTTAGATAGTCGTCCAAAGGGAAGGCCTACAATGGCAGATGTGGTGGTGAGACTTGAGTACGCATTGGCTTCAGAGAGGGCTGTGGACGAGCAGTTTGGTGAGAACACCCAAGGCCGGAATAGGTCAAAGGGAAATGTAAGCAAGGTGCTTCAGAGGACTTTTGAATTTCTAGCTAAAGGTGCTGATATcaagtggaaaaaaagaaag ACAATTTCGCAATCGAAAGGGATACTTAAGCGTAGAGACACTGAAGACTGGATGAGGCATTGCCAACTCCCAGAATATTTGAAACGACGTGTTCGGCGCTTTGTTCAGAATAAGAGGCTTGCAACTCAGAGAGTAGATGAAGAGACTATTCTAAGCCGCTTGCCTTCTGATCTTCGTCGTGATATCCAACGCCACGTCCGCTTGGACCTTGTTCGACGA GTCCCATTCTTCTCAGAAATGGATGATCAACTACTCGACGCAATATGGAAGCGTCTGGTCTCCTCCTTGAGCACCGAAGGCACCTACATCGTTCGTGAGGGCGACCCTGTGACGAAAATGGTTTTCATTATCAGGGGAAGTCTTGAGAGTTCTACAACAAACAGAGACAGATTTGGATTCTTTGATTCTGTTATTCTAAGAGCGGGAGATTTTTGTGGGGAGGAACTACTCGCTTGGGCTTTGCTTCCAAAATCCACCACAAACTTGCCTTCTTCAACTAGGACTGTTCGTGCTCTTGTTGAAGTGGAAGCATTTGCTTTGAGAGCTGAGGATTTGAGTCATTTGACATCCTTTTTCCATCAATTTGGATGTCTCCACAGTAAAAAGCTGCAACATACTCTCCGATACTATTCCCCCAACTGGAGGACGTGGGCAGCCCGCGTTGTACAGGCGGCTTGGCGGCGGTACAAGTGGAGGAGTTGGACTAAAGGTCTGACAGCGATTGAGTCCTCTGCAGAAAGTGGGACCAGACAAGAAGAGAAACAGGACGGTAGTTCTGTAAATTCCAGTCCTTCTCAGGCGAACCTTGCGGTGACAGTATTGGCTTCAAAATTTGCTGCAAACATAATGAGACATGCTCAGAACACTGTGGAGAAGTCCGGGCATGCCCACATTGCGGAAACCAGAAGAACCCGACTTCTCTGCTGA